The Marixanthomonas ophiurae genome has a segment encoding these proteins:
- a CDS encoding ferritin-like domain-containing protein, whose translation MKTTREQAKETVHKDLVNNLQGLLKKNYDAEKGFTKAMEDAKDSNLKRFLGQQARQRNKFATKLDNEIRSLNEKPTEDGSTTGDLHRTWIDIKTAFTGKDDEAVLEECIRGEKASMEEYEETLNENRFPPKLQTVLNNQLSEIKGTVAKVKNLEDLAENMN comes from the coding sequence ATGAAAACCACAAGAGAACAAGCAAAGGAAACAGTACATAAAGATTTAGTGAATAACCTACAGGGACTACTGAAGAAAAATTATGATGCAGAAAAAGGATTTACTAAAGCTATGGAAGATGCAAAGGATAGTAATTTAAAGCGTTTTCTAGGACAACAAGCTCGACAACGCAATAAATTCGCCACAAAATTAGATAATGAAATACGTTCTTTAAATGAAAAGCCTACTGAAGATGGAAGTACTACAGGAGATTTACATCGAACTTGGATTGATATAAAAACTGCATTTACTGGAAAAGATGATGAAGCAGTTTTGGAAGAATGTATTCGAGGTGAAAAAGCGAGTATGGAAGAATATGAAGAAACGCTAAATGAAAACCGTTTTCCACCAAAGTTACAAACCGTCTTAAATAACCAACTATCTGAAATTAAAGGTACAGTAGCAAAAGTGAAAAACCTTGAAGATCTTGCTGAGAATATGAATTAA
- a CDS encoding MBL fold metallo-hydrolase, whose product MNIEQIYTGCLSQGAYYIESEGEVAIIDPLRETHPYTERAERDNAKIKYIFETHFHADFVSGHLSLSEKTGAPIIFGPNANPSFNATIANDKQEFKVGKLTIIALHTPGHTMESTTYLLRDERGKDQAIFSGDTLFLGDVGRPDLAQKAATMTQDELAGILYDSLREKIMPLADDVTVYPAHGAGSACGKNMMKETVDTLGNQKKMNYALREDMTRDEFIQEVTDGLLPPPSYFPLNVKMNKEGYDSFDEVITRGTKALSPQEFETAANTTGAVMLDVRHQKDFIKGHVPKSIFIGLDGGFAPWVGDLIADVQQPILLIVDEGREEEAVMRLSRVGFDNTLGYLKGGIEAWQQADKEVDSMQSVSATVLKEKIKEHVPVFDVRKDGEYSSAHIPNAKHTSLSLINEYLSDYPTKEPFYVHCAGGYRSVIAASILKSRGIHNVIDVAGGFKAIKEADIEITA is encoded by the coding sequence ATGAATATTGAACAAATTTACACTGGATGTCTTTCGCAAGGCGCTTATTATATTGAAAGTGAAGGCGAGGTAGCAATTATAGATCCTTTGCGAGAAACGCACCCATATACAGAAAGAGCAGAACGTGATAATGCCAAGATTAAATATATTTTTGAAACCCATTTTCACGCTGATTTTGTAAGCGGGCATCTTTCACTTTCTGAAAAAACTGGAGCCCCAATAATATTTGGTCCAAACGCTAATCCCTCTTTTAATGCTACGATAGCTAACGATAAACAGGAGTTTAAAGTAGGAAAACTAACCATAATTGCTTTGCACACTCCAGGACATACCATGGAAAGCACAACCTATTTGCTTCGTGATGAAAGAGGTAAGGATCAAGCTATTTTTAGTGGTGATACTTTGTTTTTAGGTGATGTGGGTAGACCCGATTTGGCCCAAAAAGCAGCTACTATGACGCAAGATGAACTTGCAGGTATTTTATACGATAGCCTTCGCGAAAAAATAATGCCATTAGCCGATGACGTTACCGTTTATCCGGCACACGGTGCGGGTTCTGCCTGTGGAAAAAATATGATGAAAGAAACCGTAGATACGCTAGGCAATCAAAAAAAGATGAATTATGCATTACGGGAAGATATGACTCGTGATGAGTTTATACAAGAAGTTACCGATGGTCTTTTACCACCACCAAGTTATTTCCCTTTAAATGTAAAAATGAATAAAGAGGGGTATGATAGTTTTGATGAAGTGATAACTCGCGGAACAAAAGCATTAAGCCCACAAGAGTTTGAAACTGCGGCAAACACAACTGGAGCGGTGATGTTAGATGTGCGTCATCAAAAAGATTTTATTAAAGGTCATGTTCCAAAATCTATCTTTATTGGCTTAGATGGCGGATTTGCCCCGTGGGTGGGTGATTTAATTGCCGATGTACAACAACCTATTTTGTTGATTGTTGACGAAGGACGGGAAGAAGAAGCCGTGATGCGATTATCGAGAGTTGGTTTTGACAATACCTTGGGGTATTTAAAAGGAGGAATTGAAGCTTGGCAACAAGCTGATAAAGAAGTTGACAGCATGCAATCAGTTTCTGCTACCGTATTAAAGGAAAAAATAAAAGAACACGTTCCTGTTTTTGATGTTCGTAAAGATGGAGAGTATAGCTCTGCTCATATTCCTAATGCCAAGCATACATCATTAAGTCTTATAAATGAATACTTAAGTGATTATCCTACTAAGGAACCCTTTTATGTACATTGTGCAGGAGGGTACCGTTCGGTAATTGCTGCTTCTATTTTAAAAAGTAGAGGAATACACAACGTAATTGATGTTGCAGGAGGATTTAAAGCTATAAAAGAAGCAGATATTGAAATAACGGCTTAA
- a CDS encoding M28 family metallopeptidase, producing MKYFFLSLLTLLVVSCNTAQTTIAKKKTRVDYANSITAEELKTMLYTFAGDEMQGRMTGEKGQKMAAEYLRNFYQDHGIASPIEENNYYQTIPAEYFNRMQDPKPSENVVAFIEGSEKPDEIIVLSAHYDHVGMREDGTIFNGADDDGSGTMAMLEMAEAFQQAVKDGNGPKRSILFLHVTAEEIGLFGSRYYTENPIFPLENTVANLNTDMIGRIDPDKKDNPNYIYLIGSDKLSQELHDVSEEVNKEYTNLELDYTYNDENDPNRFYYRSDHYNFAKNNIPIIFYFNGTHEDYHKPTDTPDKIEYDLMTKRAQLIFQTAWEIANREGRITADKL from the coding sequence ATGAAATATTTTTTTCTCTCCCTATTAACACTACTTGTAGTATCATGTAATACAGCGCAAACCACTATTGCCAAGAAAAAAACCCGCGTGGACTATGCCAATAGTATTACCGCTGAAGAATTAAAAACCATGTTATACACATTTGCTGGTGATGAAATGCAAGGGAGAATGACAGGTGAAAAAGGTCAAAAAATGGCTGCGGAATACCTTCGTAACTTCTATCAAGATCACGGTATTGCTTCTCCTATCGAAGAGAATAATTATTATCAAACCATCCCTGCTGAATATTTCAATAGAATGCAAGATCCTAAACCATCAGAAAATGTAGTCGCTTTTATTGAAGGCTCAGAAAAACCAGATGAAATAATTGTACTTTCTGCTCATTACGATCACGTAGGTATGCGGGAAGATGGTACTATTTTCAATGGTGCAGATGATGACGGTAGCGGAACTATGGCAATGTTAGAAATGGCTGAAGCTTTTCAGCAAGCAGTTAAAGATGGAAATGGACCAAAGCGTTCTATTTTATTTTTACACGTTACAGCAGAAGAAATAGGATTATTTGGCTCTCGATATTACACTGAAAACCCAATTTTTCCTTTAGAGAATACCGTTGCTAATTTAAACACAGATATGATTGGTCGAATTGATCCAGATAAAAAAGATAATCCAAACTATATTTACTTAATAGGTAGTGACAAACTAAGCCAAGAACTACACGATGTTTCTGAAGAAGTGAACAAAGAATACACAAACTTAGAGTTAGATTATACATATAACGACGAAAACGACCCAAATCGTTTTTATTACCGAAGCGATCACTACAACTTTGCAAAAAACAACATCCCGATCATCTTTTATTTTAATGGAACACACGAAGATTACCATAAACCAACGGATACTCCTGATAAAATTGAATACGACTTAATGACAAAAAGAGCACAATTAATTTTTCAAACCGCTTGGGAAATAGCAAATCGGGAAGGTAGAATTACGGCAGATAAGCTTTAA
- the bshB1 gene encoding bacillithiol biosynthesis deacetylase BshB1: MKLDILAIGAHPDDVELSCSGTIAKEVANGKKVGILDLTRGELGTRGTAEIRDKEAEDAAKILGVAVRHNLQFSDGFFVNNTATQLEVIKILRKYRPDVVLCNAIDDRHIDHGKGSKLVSDACFLSGLRKIETIHEGNHQKEWRPKHVYHYIQWKDLTPDFVVDITGHLDKKLESVAAYKSQFFDENSKEPVTPIATANFNESITYRAQNLGRLIGVEHGEGFTTERYVAVDSIFDLI; the protein is encoded by the coding sequence ATGAAGTTAGATATATTAGCCATTGGGGCGCATCCTGATGATGTAGAGTTAAGTTGTTCAGGAACTATTGCAAAAGAAGTAGCAAATGGTAAAAAAGTAGGGATATTAGATTTAACTCGAGGCGAGTTGGGTACAAGAGGCACAGCTGAAATTAGAGATAAAGAAGCAGAGGATGCTGCTAAGATACTGGGTGTAGCGGTACGGCACAACTTACAATTCTCAGATGGTTTTTTTGTGAACAATACGGCTACTCAGTTGGAGGTTATTAAAATATTGAGAAAATACAGACCGGATGTTGTCTTATGCAATGCAATTGATGACCGTCATATCGATCATGGAAAAGGCAGTAAGTTGGTTAGCGATGCTTGTTTTTTAAGCGGTTTACGTAAAATTGAAACAATCCATGAGGGTAATCACCAAAAGGAATGGCGACCTAAACATGTGTACCATTATATACAGTGGAAAGACTTAACGCCCGACTTTGTTGTTGACATAACTGGACATTTAGATAAAAAACTAGAATCGGTTGCTGCGTATAAAAGTCAATTCTTTGATGAAAACTCTAAAGAACCGGTTACGCCTATCGCTACGGCAAACTTTAATGAGAGTATAACATATCGTGCTCAAAACTTAGGACGCTTAATAGGAGTGGAGCACGGAGAAGGCTTTACAACAGAACGATACGTGGCTGTAGATTCTATTTTTGATTTGATCTAA
- a CDS encoding trans-sulfuration enzyme family protein — protein MKENNLGINTICTHVGEVKDEQFKGAVSPIYTSSSYAYEGVDVKRYPRYFNTPNQEALCKKIAMLEKTEAGLIFGSGMAAISTTMLAFLHAGDHVVLQKTLYGGTYNFVVEEFDKFGIKYDFTEGFSEADFTSKIKDNTKVIFVETPSNPLMLITDLEMISRIAKERNIVTMIDNTFASPINQNPADFGIDIMIHSATKYMGGHSDICAGAVAASEEHITKIWNVAKNLGGSLSDYTVWLLERSMKTMKLRVKAQNKNAKKLAKWLHRHDLVDKVYYPGLKSHPDYALAKKQMRGYSGMLSFELKEGVDASKFMKSLKLIKESMSLAGVESTILSPTKTSHALLSSGERERQGISDGLLRFSVGIEEKRDLINDLEQAFETVLEGKLQKV, from the coding sequence ATGAAAGAGAATAATTTAGGGATAAATACCATTTGCACACACGTTGGCGAAGTAAAAGATGAACAGTTTAAAGGAGCCGTTTCCCCCATTTATACGTCAAGTTCATATGCGTATGAAGGAGTTGATGTAAAACGCTATCCGCGGTATTTTAATACACCGAATCAAGAAGCGCTTTGCAAAAAAATTGCGATGCTCGAAAAAACTGAAGCAGGTTTAATTTTTGGAAGTGGGATGGCGGCCATAAGTACAACAATGCTCGCTTTTTTACATGCGGGCGATCATGTGGTATTGCAAAAAACGCTTTACGGCGGAACCTATAATTTTGTAGTTGAAGAATTTGATAAATTTGGTATTAAATACGATTTTACAGAAGGTTTTTCTGAAGCTGACTTTACTTCAAAAATTAAAGATAACACCAAAGTAATTTTTGTTGAAACACCTTCCAATCCGTTAATGCTAATAACCGATTTGGAAATGATTTCACGTATCGCAAAAGAGCGAAATATTGTTACAATGATTGACAATACGTTCGCGTCTCCCATAAATCAAAACCCGGCAGATTTCGGCATTGATATTATGATACACAGTGCTACCAAATACATGGGCGGGCATAGCGATATTTGCGCAGGGGCGGTTGCTGCATCAGAAGAGCATATTACGAAAATTTGGAATGTTGCTAAAAACTTAGGTGGAAGCTTAAGCGATTATACGGTTTGGTTGCTGGAACGAAGTATGAAAACCATGAAACTTCGGGTAAAAGCACAGAATAAAAATGCTAAAAAACTGGCTAAATGGTTACATAGACATGATCTAGTTGACAAAGTATATTATCCTGGTTTAAAAAGTCATCCAGATTATGCGTTAGCAAAAAAACAAATGCGAGGGTATAGCGGCATGCTTTCTTTCGAGTTAAAAGAAGGAGTGGATGCTTCCAAGTTTATGAAATCATTGAAACTAATTAAAGAGTCCATGAGTTTGGCCGGAGTAGAATCTACTATTTTATCACCTACAAAAACATCGCACGCATTACTTTCTTCAGGAGAAAGAGAACGACAAGGAATAAGCGATGGTTTGTTACGTTTTTCTGTAGGAATTGAAGAAAAACGCGACTTAATAAACGATTTAGAGCAAGCCTTTGAAACTGTTTTAGAAGGAAAATTACAAAAAGTATAA
- the hutI gene encoding imidazolonepropionase has translation MKLLLTNIQKLLQTRENPPQKVSGTEMNQLPSIDNAWVLIEDGIISDYGDMRNIPNVEGFKPIDCTGKIVMPAWCDSHTHIVYAGNREQEFIDRIKGLSYQEIAEKGGGIVNSAKKLQETSEKNLYKQSAKRLEEVMKLGTAAIEIKSGYGLTTEAESKMLRVAKKLEKNYPITVKTTFLGAHAVPTEYKENKTEYIDLICNDMLPKIAEEKLADYVDVFCEDGYFSVAETERILKEAQKYKLTPKIHVNQFNAIGGIAAGVKYDALSVDHLEVMTDEDIEALKGSETMPVALPSCSYFLSIPYTPGRKLIDAGLPLALATDYNPGSTPSGNMNFVVSTACIKMRLTPEEAINAATINGAYAMGISDTHGSITKGKVASLIITKAVPSYGYLPYSFGSNLIDSVIIKGEVV, from the coding sequence ATGAAATTACTCCTTACTAACATACAGAAACTACTGCAAACCCGTGAAAATCCACCGCAAAAAGTAAGCGGAACAGAAATGAACCAATTACCAAGTATAGATAATGCTTGGGTACTTATTGAAGATGGTATTATTTCAGATTATGGTGACATGAGGAATATTCCAAATGTGGAAGGCTTTAAACCCATTGATTGTACTGGTAAAATCGTGATGCCTGCTTGGTGTGATTCGCATACACATATTGTCTATGCAGGAAACCGTGAGCAGGAATTTATCGATAGAATTAAAGGGTTATCCTATCAAGAAATCGCTGAAAAAGGCGGTGGGATTGTCAATAGCGCTAAAAAGTTACAGGAAACTTCTGAAAAAAATTTGTATAAGCAATCTGCCAAACGATTGGAAGAAGTGATGAAACTAGGAACAGCAGCAATTGAAATAAAAAGTGGTTACGGACTTACTACCGAAGCGGAATCTAAAATGCTTCGGGTTGCCAAAAAATTAGAAAAAAACTATCCAATAACGGTGAAAACTACTTTTTTAGGAGCCCACGCTGTTCCAACCGAATACAAAGAGAATAAAACGGAATACATCGATTTAATTTGCAATGACATGCTCCCAAAGATTGCTGAAGAAAAACTAGCAGACTATGTGGACGTGTTTTGTGAAGACGGTTATTTTTCAGTAGCAGAAACGGAGCGAATTCTAAAAGAAGCACAAAAATATAAGCTCACCCCTAAAATTCATGTTAATCAGTTTAATGCTATTGGCGGTATTGCAGCGGGTGTAAAATACGATGCTTTAAGTGTAGACCACCTTGAAGTAATGACCGACGAAGACATTGAAGCTTTAAAAGGCAGTGAAACCATGCCAGTGGCACTTCCCTCCTGTTCCTACTTTTTAAGTATTCCTTATACGCCTGGCCGAAAATTAATCGATGCTGGGTTACCACTTGCTTTAGCAACAGACTATAATCCGGGCTCTACGCCCAGTGGAAATATGAATTTTGTCGTTTCTACTGCTTGTATAAAAATGCGATTAACACCAGAAGAAGCAATTAACGCTGCCACTATCAACGGTGCATATGCAATGGGAATTAGCGATACACACGGCAGTATTACCAAAGGTAAAGTTGCGAGTCTTATTATAACAAAAGCGGTTCCCTCGTATGGTTATTTACCGTATTCCTTTGGAAGTAATTTAATCGATTCTGTAATCATAAAAGGAGAAGTTGTATAA
- a CDS encoding formimidoylglutamase: MDFVRFYSEKELAQLTSSRAGEEKLGAAVKTVSNWEELKNTQSKYVLLGIPEDIGIRANHGKPGARDAWVSGLQSFCNIQNNLLTKAENLIVLGEIDCKTQMEQAEKIDEEDPHYFEKLGELVTQIDDKVSETIKRIVQANKTPIIIGGGHNNSFGNLKGASQAIGKGINCVNFDAHTDFRTLEHRHSGNGFSFAYEDGYLNKYSIVGIHRNYTSKAVFEMMDANPERIQYSIFEDIAISEKIAFSKALQHADEFLHTKTDYFGVELDLDAIENIGSSAMTPNGFTLTEARKFLTYFSEKQNCKYIHICEGAPAFSSNSGQLGKTISYLISDCIAS, encoded by the coding sequence ATGGATTTCGTTCGATTTTATTCTGAAAAAGAATTGGCACAGCTTACGAGTTCCAGAGCTGGAGAAGAAAAACTGGGAGCTGCTGTAAAAACAGTTTCTAATTGGGAAGAATTGAAAAACACCCAATCAAAATATGTTTTATTAGGTATTCCTGAAGATATTGGCATACGTGCCAATCACGGAAAACCGGGCGCACGAGATGCCTGGGTGTCAGGGTTGCAGTCGTTTTGCAATATTCAGAACAATTTGCTCACTAAAGCTGAAAACTTGATTGTTTTGGGTGAGATAGATTGTAAAACCCAAATGGAACAAGCAGAAAAAATTGATGAAGAAGATCCACATTATTTTGAAAAGTTAGGGGAGTTAGTAACTCAAATTGACGATAAAGTTTCAGAAACAATCAAGCGAATTGTTCAAGCAAATAAAACACCTATCATCATTGGGGGCGGTCATAATAATAGCTTCGGAAACTTAAAAGGAGCTTCGCAAGCTATCGGCAAAGGAATAAACTGCGTGAATTTTGATGCTCATACAGATTTTCGAACCTTAGAGCATCGGCATAGCGGTAATGGATTTTCATTCGCTTATGAAGATGGTTATTTAAACAAGTATTCCATAGTTGGGATTCATAGAAATTATACCTCAAAGGCTGTTTTTGAAATGATGGATGCCAATCCAGAAAGAATTCAGTATTCCATTTTTGAAGATATTGCTATTTCAGAAAAAATAGCTTTTTCAAAAGCACTTCAACATGCTGACGAATTTCTACATACCAAAACTGACTATTTTGGTGTTGAGTTAGATTTGGATGCTATTGAAAATATAGGAAGCAGTGCGATGACGCCAAACGGTTTTACGCTAACCGAAGCGCGAAAATTCTTGACTTATTTTTCAGAAAAACAAAATTGTAAATACATACATATTTGTGAAGGAGCACCGGCTTTTTCAAGCAATTCGGGACAATTAGGGAAAACGATTTCTTATTTAATATCAGACTGTATCGCTTCATGA
- a CDS encoding GNAT family N-acetyltransferase produces MKITSYEPQYDQDFYELNVEWLETYFYVEDFDREVLSNPKKYILNPGGHIFFAVENKTVLGTVALIKKEEGAFELTKMAVSPNQRGKKIGQKLMQYCIDFAKENKFEKLFLYSNTKLENAIYIYRKFGFIEVEQEPDVPYERSNIKMVFPL; encoded by the coding sequence ATGAAAATTACATCCTACGAGCCACAATACGATCAAGACTTTTACGAGCTAAATGTAGAATGGCTAGAAACATACTTTTATGTTGAAGATTTTGACCGAGAAGTATTAAGTAATCCAAAAAAATACATTTTAAACCCTGGCGGGCATATCTTTTTTGCTGTTGAAAACAAGACCGTTTTAGGCACGGTTGCCCTTATAAAAAAAGAAGAAGGCGCTTTTGAACTTACCAAAATGGCCGTTTCGCCAAACCAACGAGGTAAGAAAATTGGTCAAAAGCTAATGCAATACTGTATTGATTTTGCAAAAGAAAATAAGTTTGAAAAACTGTTTCTATACTCCAATACCAAGCTTGAAAATGCTATTTATATTTATAGAAAATTCGGGTTTATAGAAGTAGAACAAGAGCCCGATGTACCATATGAGCGAAGTAATATAAAGATGGTTTTTCCACTCTAA
- a CDS encoding glycosyltransferase: MKNLLIIGHTFPEPSTTAAGSRMLQLIQLFLADNYTITFASTASGGDKSVDLENLGVSSKKIQLNNPSFDDFLQKLNPTIVLFDRFITEEQFGWRVSEICPKALKVLDTEDLHFLRKARETAIKKEKPVEEANLFTETAKRELASIWRCDLSLIISETEMMLLQNTFAIPEDLLFYLPFLLSPTSEKQIENLPTFKERNHFITIGNLLHAPNVDSVKILKKKIWPYIKAKLPKAELHIYGAYAPQQIEELHNEKEGFIIKGWAANSHTVIQQAGVCLAPIRFGAGLKGKLIDAMQCGTPFVTTNIGAEGLYSASATNNGIDNWTDFIEKAIALYTDEKVWLEKQQQNFKILNNRFDKNLFEVNLIERIFTLLNSLEAHRNKNFFGQILQHHTAQSTKFMSKWIEEKNK, from the coding sequence TTGAAAAATCTACTCATCATAGGTCATACCTTTCCTGAACCGTCTACCACAGCGGCAGGCTCTAGAATGCTTCAGCTTATTCAGCTTTTCCTAGCAGATAATTACACTATAACTTTTGCAAGTACTGCGAGCGGTGGTGATAAATCTGTGGATTTGGAAAACTTAGGAGTTTCTTCAAAAAAAATTCAACTTAATAATCCTTCTTTTGATGATTTTCTTCAGAAACTGAACCCAACCATTGTGCTTTTTGATCGGTTTATAACCGAAGAACAATTTGGCTGGCGGGTAAGTGAGATCTGTCCAAAAGCACTAAAAGTATTAGACACAGAAGACTTGCATTTTCTTCGGAAAGCACGCGAAACAGCTATAAAAAAAGAGAAACCTGTTGAAGAAGCAAATTTATTTACGGAAACAGCAAAACGAGAGTTAGCAAGTATTTGGCGGTGCGATTTGTCACTTATTATTTCAGAAACTGAAATGATGCTATTACAAAACACCTTTGCTATTCCAGAAGATCTATTGTTTTATCTTCCATTTTTACTTTCTCCCACTTCAGAAAAACAAATTGAAAACCTGCCAACTTTTAAAGAAAGAAACCATTTTATTACCATTGGTAATTTACTGCATGCACCAAATGTAGATTCTGTAAAAATTTTAAAAAAGAAGATTTGGCCTTATATAAAAGCAAAGCTTCCAAAAGCTGAATTGCATATTTATGGAGCGTACGCTCCACAACAAATAGAGGAGCTGCATAACGAGAAGGAAGGGTTTATTATTAAAGGTTGGGCGGCAAATAGTCACACTGTAATACAACAAGCAGGAGTGTGTTTAGCGCCAATCAGGTTTGGTGCAGGATTAAAAGGGAAATTGATAGATGCTATGCAATGCGGAACGCCTTTTGTAACTACAAATATAGGAGCCGAAGGGCTTTATAGTGCTTCTGCAACTAATAATGGGATAGATAATTGGACTGACTTTATAGAGAAAGCTATCGCGCTTTATACCGATGAAAAAGTTTGGTTAGAAAAGCAGCAGCAAAATTTTAAAATACTCAATAACCGATTTGATAAAAATCTTTTTGAGGTTAACCTTATTGAAAGAATTTTCACTCTTTTAAACTCATTAGAAGCACACAGAAATAAAAACTTTTTTGGGCAAATTTTACAGCACCACACGGCACAAAGCACAAAGTTTATGTCCAAATGGATTGAGGAGAAGAACAAGTAA
- the rimO gene encoding 30S ribosomal protein S12 methylthiotransferase RimO: MRTKSLKKNKINVVTLGCSKNVYDSEVLMGQLRANNKEVVHEEEGNVVVINTCGFIANAKEESVNTILEYVQKKEEGTVDKVFVTGCLSERYKPDLQKEIPDVDQYFGTTELPGLLKALGADYKHELIGERLTTTPKNYAYLKIAEGCDRPCSFCAIPLMRGKHKSTPIEDLVTEAEKLAANGVKELILIAQDLTYYGLDLYKKRNLAELLNNLAKVEGIEWIRLHYAFPTGFPMDVLDVMREEPKVCDYIDIPLQHISDHILKSMRRGTTYEKTTNLLRDFRKYVPNMAIRTTLIVGYPGETEEDFQLLKNWVEEMRFERLGCFTYSHEENTHAFNLEDDVPEDVKMDRANEIMAIQSQISWELNQQKIGKEFRVLIDRKEGSYFVGRTEFDSPDVDNEVLVNAEEGYLRTGEFFNVKITAAEDFDLYGEVVKS; this comes from the coding sequence ATGCGTACAAAATCACTGAAGAAAAATAAGATTAATGTAGTAACCTTAGGCTGTTCTAAAAATGTTTACGATAGCGAAGTATTAATGGGACAGTTACGTGCCAATAACAAAGAGGTTGTTCATGAAGAAGAAGGAAATGTAGTAGTAATCAATACCTGTGGCTTTATTGCGAATGCAAAGGAAGAAAGTGTAAATACGATATTAGAGTACGTTCAGAAAAAAGAAGAAGGAACAGTTGATAAGGTTTTTGTTACCGGTTGCCTTTCTGAACGCTACAAACCCGATCTTCAAAAAGAAATTCCAGATGTAGATCAATACTTCGGAACTACAGAATTACCCGGTTTATTAAAAGCACTAGGTGCTGATTATAAGCACGAACTCATAGGAGAACGATTAACAACTACTCCAAAAAACTACGCGTATTTAAAAATTGCCGAAGGTTGTGATCGTCCGTGTTCGTTTTGTGCCATTCCATTGATGAGAGGAAAGCATAAAAGTACCCCTATTGAAGATTTAGTAACTGAAGCTGAAAAACTAGCCGCAAATGGGGTAAAAGAATTAATCCTAATTGCACAAGATCTTACGTATTATGGTCTTGATTTGTATAAAAAACGAAACCTTGCCGAACTACTTAATAATCTGGCAAAGGTTGAAGGAATTGAGTGGATCAGGTTGCATTATGCATTCCCAACCGGTTTCCCAATGGATGTGTTGGACGTAATGCGAGAAGAGCCAAAAGTATGCGATTATATCGATATTCCATTGCAGCATATTTCGGATCATATTTTAAAATCAATGCGCCGAGGTACTACGTATGAAAAGACAACTAACCTTTTAAGAGACTTTAGAAAGTATGTTCCCAATATGGCTATCCGTACGACACTTATTGTCGGATACCCTGGGGAAACGGAAGAAGACTTCCAGCTACTTAAAAACTGGGTAGAAGAAATGCGCTTTGAGCGTTTAGGTTGTTTTACGTATTCTCACGAAGAAAACACACACGCTTTTAATCTAGAAGATGATGTGCCTGAAGATGTAAAAATGGATCGGGCTAATGAAATTATGGCCATTCAGTCACAGATTTCTTGGGAATTGAATCAGCAGAAAATTGGTAAAGAATTCCGTGTTTTAATTGATAGAAAAGAAGGTAGTTACTTTGTTGGACGTACTGAATTTGACAGTCCAGACGTAGATAACGAAGTGTTGGTCAATGCTGAAGAAGGCTATTTAAGAACAGGCGAATTTTTCAACGTAAAAATAACAGCCGCCGAAGATTTTGACTTGTACGGGGAAGTAGTTAAAAGCTAA
- a CDS encoding GNAT family N-acetyltransferase yields MIKLEPFTKEDFQRLISWIDSERALIQFAGPIFSYPLTTKQLEDYVNKEGLKPKRIIDIETDKVIGHCELNFQNEYPRLSRILIGDKVYRGKGLGKHIVRLMIQRIQNKATVEKVDLRAFGWNENAVRLYKKEGFKIQHEATGQFKFHDESWTNLYMIKQI; encoded by the coding sequence TTGATTAAACTTGAGCCTTTTACGAAAGAAGATTTTCAAAGATTGATAAGTTGGATAGATTCCGAAAGAGCTCTAATTCAATTTGCAGGACCTATTTTTTCATATCCATTAACCACAAAGCAGCTTGAAGATTACGTTAATAAAGAAGGGCTTAAACCTAAAAGAATAATCGATATTGAAACTGATAAAGTTATTGGTCACTGTGAGCTAAACTTTCAAAACGAATACCCTCGATTATCAAGAATTTTGATAGGAGATAAAGTGTATAGAGGTAAAGGGCTGGGGAAACATATCGTCAGGCTAATGATTCAAAGAATTCAAAATAAAGCAACTGTTGAAAAAGTTGACCTACGAGCATTTGGATGGAACGAAAATGCAGTCCGATTATATAAAAAGGAAGGCTTTAAAATACAGCATGAAGCTACGGGGCAATTCAAGTTCCATGACGAATCATGGACAAACTTGTATATGATAAAACAAATTTAA